From Populus trichocarpa isolate Nisqually-1 chromosome 19, P.trichocarpa_v4.1, whole genome shotgun sequence, a single genomic window includes:
- the LOC7453550 gene encoding uncharacterized protein LOC7453550, translating to MSSLLLQPLPTLTSSSSTLLFLQNQLHSSSLTSLKRPKKILLSKPLKIPSFALTESSDSPQSLDPSPQTLLQELSDCFDLPPDFFQQLPSDLRLDLNDAAFDLSNGPVLDECGRELGEILLNLSRAWELADTSTSRTLASKLPVLESSLTNNAKSAFGKRLVSAGRRFQSMGQYGQGELQKIAKTMITTGKLLSASSISTATDEEPKKETRVLKFGDLQIEITPVKANIGAVIALVFGILSWELAQGIQSSPESSLEYANGNALLLAKSLRGTLLALCYSSTLLSACTTVGLFFLARQVKSKEN from the exons ATGTCTTCTCTTCTCCTACAACCTCTGCCAACTCtcacttcttcctcttctacaCTTCTCTTTCTCCAAAATCAACTCCATAGCTCTTCTCTAACCTCTCTTAAAAGACCCAAAAAAATTCTCCTTTCAAAACCTCTCAAAATCCCGTCTTTTGCTCTCACAGAGTCCTCAGACTCTCCTCAATCTCTTGACCCTTCTCCGCAAACCCTCCTTCAAGAGCTCTCG GATTGCTTTGATCTTCCACCAGATTTTTTCCAACAATTACCGAGTGATCTTAGATTAGAT TTAAATGATGCAGCTTTTGATCTTTCGAATGGACCGGTTCTTGATGAG TGCGGTAGAGAGCTGGGAGAAATCTTGTTAAATCTCTCTCGAGCATGGGAGCTGGCTGACACATCAACTTCCCGAACTTTAGCGAGCAAGTTGCCTGTGCTGGAGAGCTCTTTAACAAACAATGCTAAATCAG CATTTGGCAAACGTTTAGTATCTGCTGGAAGGAGGTTCCAGTCCATGGGACAGTATGGTCAGGGTGAACTGCAAAAG ATTGCAAAAACAATGATCACAACAGGAAAGCTGCTTTCTGCAAGTTCAATATCAACAGCAACTGATGAAGAAccgaagaaagaaacaagagtCCTGAAG TTTGGAGACCTACAGATTGAAATAACACCCGTGAAAGCTAATATTGGGGCTGTCATTGCACTTGTGTTTGG GATTCTTTCATGGGAACTAGCTCAAGGCATTCAAAGCAGTCCAGAGAGTTCATTGGAGTATGCAAATGGCAATGCTTTACTGCTGGCTAAG TCTCTGAGAGGAACTCTACTTGCCCTTTGCTACTCATCAACCTTACTGTCTGCTTGTACCACTGTGGGACTTTTCTTTCTGGCAAGACAAGTTAAGTCGAAGGAAAATTGA